Proteins encoded in a region of the Pseudomonas denitrificans (nom. rej.) genome:
- a CDS encoding Hsp20 family protein: MSNVLSLAPLFRQSVGFDRFNDLFESALRSEGGSSYPPYNVEKHGDDQYRIVIAAAGLQEEDLELQVERGVLTVNGGKREKASESVTYLHQGIAQRAFKLSFRLADHIEVQGASLKNGLLSVELVRIVPEEAKPKRIAINGQNLAIEG; encoded by the coding sequence ATGAGCAACGTCCTTTCCCTCGCCCCGCTGTTCCGCCAGTCCGTCGGCTTCGATCGCTTCAACGATCTGTTCGAGTCCGCCCTGCGCAGTGAAGGCGGCAGTTCCTACCCGCCCTACAACGTCGAGAAGCATGGTGACGACCAGTACCGCATCGTCATCGCTGCCGCCGGCCTGCAGGAGGAGGACCTGGAGCTGCAAGTGGAGCGCGGTGTGCTGACCGTCAACGGCGGCAAGCGCGAAAAGGCTTCCGAGAGCGTCACCTACCTGCACCAGGGCATCGCCCAGCGCGCCTTCAAACTGTCGTTTCGCCTCGCCGACCATATCGAGGTCCAGGGCGCATCGCTGAAGAACGGCCTGCTCAGCGTCGAGCTGGTGCGCATCGTTCCGGAAGAAGCCAAGCCCAAGCGGATCGCCATCAACGGCCAGAACCTGGCCATCGAAGGCTAA
- a CDS encoding SDR family oxidoreductase encodes MDKVMLITGASRGIGAATALLAAERGFAVALNYRREREAAEALVAQITAAGGKARAFAADVANEEDVLRLFREVDEAFGRLDALINNAGILERQMRLEDMDVARLQRVFAVNVTGTFLCCREAVKRMARQHGGKGGSIVNVSSMASRLGSPNEYIDYAAAKGAVDSLTIGLAKEVAADGIRVNAVRPGLIRTDIHASGGEPGRVERLQSAIPLGRGGEAEEVARAILFLASDESSYSTGGFIDVSGGR; translated from the coding sequence ATGGACAAGGTCATGCTGATCACCGGCGCCAGTCGCGGCATCGGCGCCGCCACCGCCCTGCTCGCCGCCGAGCGCGGCTTCGCCGTGGCGCTCAACTACCGCCGCGAACGTGAAGCGGCCGAAGCGCTGGTCGCGCAAATCACCGCAGCCGGCGGCAAGGCACGCGCCTTCGCCGCCGACGTGGCGAACGAGGAAGACGTGCTGCGCCTGTTCCGCGAAGTGGACGAAGCCTTCGGCCGCCTCGACGCGCTGATAAACAACGCCGGCATCCTGGAGCGCCAGATGCGCCTGGAAGACATGGACGTGGCGCGCCTGCAGCGGGTGTTTGCAGTGAACGTTACCGGGACCTTCCTCTGCTGCCGCGAGGCAGTGAAGCGCATGGCGCGCCAGCACGGCGGCAAGGGCGGAAGCATCGTCAACGTGTCGTCCATGGCTTCACGCCTGGGTTCGCCCAACGAGTACATCGACTACGCCGCCGCCAAGGGCGCGGTGGACAGCCTGACCATCGGCCTGGCCAAGGAAGTGGCGGCGGACGGCATCCGCGTGAACGCCGTGCGGCCGGGGCTGATCCGGACGGATATCCACGCCAGCGGCGGAGAACCGGGGCGCGTGGAGCGCCTGCAATCGGCGATCCCCCTGGGGCGTGGCGGCGAGGCGGAAGAAGTGGCGCGGGCGATTTTGTTCCTCGCCTCGGACGAGTCCAGCTACAGCACCGGAGGTTTCATCGACGTCAGCGGCGGGCGATAA
- a CDS encoding tRNA dihydrouridine synthase yields the protein MQIALAPMEGLVDDILRDVLTRVGGIDWCVTEFIRINDRLLPPSSFLALAPELAHGSRTRAGVPMRVQLLGSDPQLLAENAVQACELGAPVIDLNFGCPAKTVNRSRGGAVLLKEPELMFSIIEAVRRAVPAHIPVTSKMRLGYDSPDGAIDCARALADAGSAHVVVHARTKADGYKPPAHWEWVAKVADAVKVPVFANGEVWTLEDYHRCRSISGVADIMLGRGLVSRPDLARQIAAWRDGREVVPMPWSEVRVLLDDFWRQARRKLAPRYAPGRLKQWLGMLTRSYPEAVELFAQVRREHDCEALDRMLQVEIEVAA from the coding sequence GTGCAGATCGCCCTGGCCCCGATGGAGGGGCTGGTAGATGACATCCTCCGCGATGTGCTGACCCGCGTCGGCGGCATCGACTGGTGCGTCACCGAATTCATCCGCATCAATGACCGGCTGTTGCCGCCGTCGTCGTTCCTGGCGCTCGCTCCGGAGCTGGCGCATGGCAGTCGTACCCGCGCCGGCGTGCCGATGCGCGTGCAATTGCTCGGCTCCGACCCGCAACTGCTGGCGGAAAACGCCGTGCAGGCCTGCGAGCTGGGTGCTCCGGTCATCGACCTGAACTTCGGCTGCCCGGCCAAGACGGTGAACCGGTCCCGTGGCGGAGCGGTTTTGCTCAAGGAACCCGAGCTGATGTTCAGCATCATCGAGGCGGTGCGTCGCGCGGTGCCGGCCCACATTCCGGTGACCTCGAAGATGCGCCTGGGTTACGACAGCCCGGACGGCGCCATCGACTGCGCGCGCGCCTTGGCCGACGCCGGCTCCGCCCATGTGGTGGTGCACGCGCGGACCAAGGCTGACGGCTACAAGCCGCCGGCGCATTGGGAGTGGGTGGCGAAAGTGGCCGATGCGGTGAAAGTGCCGGTGTTCGCCAACGGCGAAGTCTGGACGCTGGAGGATTACCACCGCTGCCGCTCCATCAGCGGCGTGGCGGACATCATGCTGGGCCGCGGACTGGTTTCCCGCCCGGACCTCGCCCGGCAGATCGCCGCGTGGCGCGATGGCCGCGAGGTGGTGCCGATGCCCTGGTCGGAAGTGCGCGTGCTGCTCGACGACTTCTGGCGCCAGGCCCGGCGCAAGCTGGCGCCGCGGTATGCGCCGGGGCGTCTGAAGCAGTGGCTGGGGATGCTTACCCGCAGTTATCCCGAAGCTGTGGAGCTGTTCGCCCAGGTGCGCCGCGAGCACGACTGCGAAGCGCTCGACCGGATGCTGCAGGTCGAGATCGAAGTCGCCGCCTGA
- a CDS encoding acyl-CoA thioesterase, with protein MSWQLPDPFVIDIEVKSEDIDGLGHANNAVYVSWLERCAWRHSQSLGLDLAEYRRLDRAMAVVRHEVDYLAAAYEGEQLQLATWIVQSDQRLKMTRHFQLVRPADALTLLRAQTTFVCIELSSGKPKRMPVEFIEGYGRALLAPEAVAAGA; from the coding sequence ATGAGTTGGCAGTTGCCCGACCCGTTCGTCATCGACATCGAGGTCAAGTCCGAGGACATCGACGGCCTCGGCCATGCCAACAACGCCGTCTACGTCAGCTGGCTGGAGCGTTGCGCCTGGCGCCACTCCCAGAGCCTGGGGCTGGACCTGGCCGAGTACCGCCGGCTGGATCGCGCCATGGCCGTAGTGCGCCATGAAGTGGATTACCTGGCGGCCGCCTATGAAGGCGAGCAACTGCAACTGGCGACCTGGATCGTCCAGTCCGACCAGCGCCTGAAAATGACCCGCCACTTCCAGCTGGTGCGCCCGGCGGACGCTTTGACCCTGCTGCGCGCACAGACCACCTTCGTCTGCATCGAGCTGTCCAGCGGCAAGCCCAAGCGCATGCCGGTGGAGTTCATCGAAGGCTACGGCCGCGCGCTGCTCGCCCCGGAGGCCGTGGCCGCCGGCGCGTGA
- a CDS encoding bifunctional 4-hydroxy-2-oxoglutarate aldolase/2-dehydro-3-deoxy-phosphogluconate aldolase — protein MNLSLDWVLQKARPVMPVLVIDDVALAGDLARALYDGGVRVLEVTLRTPQALDAVAEIRRELPDMIVGAGTLIHTEQFQEARDAGAQFAVSPGCTPRLVAAADDAKLPFLPGVMTPSEVLVALEYGYRSLKLFPADGNAAIKMLKSLKAPFSGIRFCPTGGITQENLLNVLRLPNVACVGGTWIAPPSLVRARAWDQITQLAAEAIALAASLEHAS, from the coding sequence ATGAATCTGTCGCTGGACTGGGTGCTGCAGAAGGCGCGCCCGGTCATGCCGGTATTGGTGATCGATGATGTGGCGCTCGCTGGTGATCTGGCCCGCGCCCTGTACGACGGTGGTGTGCGGGTGCTGGAAGTGACCCTGCGCACACCGCAGGCGCTCGATGCGGTGGCCGAAATCCGCCGTGAGCTGCCGGACATGATCGTCGGCGCCGGTACGCTGATCCACACCGAGCAGTTCCAGGAAGCCCGCGATGCCGGCGCGCAGTTCGCCGTCAGCCCCGGCTGCACGCCGCGCCTGGTGGCCGCCGCCGACGACGCGAAACTGCCGTTCCTGCCCGGAGTGATGACGCCTTCCGAGGTACTGGTGGCTTTGGAGTACGGTTACCGCTCGCTGAAACTCTTCCCGGCCGACGGCAACGCGGCAATCAAGATGCTCAAGAGCCTGAAGGCGCCTTTCTCCGGCATCCGCTTCTGCCCGACCGGCGGCATCACCCAGGAAAACCTGCTCAACGTGCTGCGCCTGCCCAACGTCGCCTGCGTCGGCGGAACCTGGATCGCGCCGCCCAGCCTGGTCCGCGCCCGCGCCTGGGACCAGATCACCCAACTGGCCGCCGAAGCGATCGCGCTGGCCGCAAGCCTGGAGCACGCTTCATGA
- a CDS encoding alpha/beta fold hydrolase yields the protein MNSLSWVRGINATLGRVAPTWAAQRMRQLFVTPNEYAPRDWELPLLASSERVTLRFGLSALRWGEGPAVLLMHGWEGRPTQFATLIEKLVGAGYGVIALDGPGHGRSPGHEADIVLFARALLEAASELPPLRAVIGHSMGGASALLATQMGLRTETLVTIGAPSNVLGVLRGFSRMVGLAPLARSRFIRMIEARAGIAAKQLDVARYELDFPGLVVHAEDDRYVRVGEAAAIHEAWPRSRLLRLKDGGHHRVLADAVVTEAILELLEEVEMPLPLALAS from the coding sequence ATGAACAGTCTGAGCTGGGTTCGAGGAATCAATGCCACCCTGGGCCGCGTCGCCCCGACATGGGCGGCGCAGCGCATGCGTCAGCTGTTCGTGACGCCCAACGAATATGCCCCGCGTGACTGGGAGCTGCCGCTGCTGGCCAGCTCCGAGCGTGTCACCCTGCGTTTCGGGTTGTCTGCCTTGCGCTGGGGGGAGGGGCCGGCTGTGCTGTTGATGCACGGTTGGGAAGGTCGGCCTACCCAGTTCGCCACGCTGATCGAGAAGCTGGTGGGCGCCGGTTATGGCGTGATCGCCCTCGACGGGCCGGGGCACGGCCGCTCGCCCGGCCACGAAGCGGACATCGTGCTGTTCGCCCGCGCCCTGCTGGAGGCAGCCAGCGAGTTGCCGCCGCTGCGGGCCGTGATCGGTCATTCCATGGGCGGCGCCAGCGCACTGCTGGCGACCCAGATGGGCCTGCGTACCGAAACGCTGGTGACCATCGGTGCGCCGAGCAATGTCCTGGGAGTCCTGCGCGGCTTCTCCAGGATGGTCGGCCTGGCGCCGCTGGCACGCTCGCGCTTCATCCGCATGATCGAGGCGCGCGCAGGTATTGCCGCCAAGCAACTGGACGTCGCGCGTTATGAACTGGACTTCCCCGGCCTGGTGGTACACGCCGAGGACGACCGGTACGTGCGGGTCGGCGAGGCCGCGGCTATCCACGAGGCCTGGCCGCGCAGTAGGCTGCTGCGCCTGAAGGATGGCGGGCATCACCGCGTACTGGCGGATGCAGTGGTCACCGAAGCCATTCTGGAGTTGCTGGAAGAGGTCGAGATGCCTTTACCCCTGGCGCTGGCTTCCTGA
- a CDS encoding TetR/AcrR family transcriptional regulator, which translates to MSDKKAQTRERILSAATSALLQHGPVGPSVGEVMSAAGLTVGGFYSHFESKDALMLEAFRDLLAKRREGLKRFDPQLSFAERRALTAQYYLSRKHRDTEEEGCPIPSSLNEIADLPEAFRQTLEEHVELMVAALAGRPEEIDTVLSDMALMIGGLALARALGTGDLSDRVLRAAKKAVI; encoded by the coding sequence ATGAGCGACAAGAAAGCCCAGACCCGCGAACGCATCCTGTCCGCCGCCACCAGCGCATTGCTCCAGCACGGGCCGGTCGGCCCCAGCGTGGGCGAGGTGATGTCGGCGGCGGGGCTGACGGTGGGCGGCTTCTACTCGCACTTCGAGAGCAAGGACGCGCTGATGCTGGAGGCCTTCCGCGACTTGCTCGCCAAGCGTCGCGAAGGCCTCAAGCGCTTCGATCCGCAACTGAGCTTCGCCGAGCGCCGTGCACTGACGGCGCAGTACTACCTGTCGCGCAAGCACCGCGATACCGAGGAGGAGGGCTGCCCGATCCCCAGTTCACTGAACGAGATCGCCGATCTGCCGGAAGCTTTCCGCCAGACCCTGGAAGAGCACGTGGAGTTGATGGTCGCGGCGCTGGCCGGCCGCCCCGAGGAAATCGACACCGTGCTCAGCGACATGGCCCTGATGATTGGCGGATTGGCGCTGGCTCGTGCCCTGGGCACCGGCGACCTGTCCGATCGTGTCCTGCGTGCCGCGAAGAAAGCGGTGATCTGA
- the gltX gene encoding glutamate--tRNA ligase: MTTVRTRIAPSPTGDPHVGTAYIALFNLCFARQHGGQFILRIEDTDQVRSTRESEQQIFDALRWLGIEWDEGPDVGGPHGPYRQSERGAIYKQYSDELVEKGHAFPCFCSSERLDALRAEQQARKETPRYDGHCMHLAKEESAKRIAAGESHVVRMKVPTEGVCVVPDMLRGDVEIPWDRMDMQVLMKADGLPTYFLANVVDDHLMGITHVLRGEEWLPSAPKLIKLYEYFGWEQPVLCYMPLLRNPDKSKLSKRKNPTSITFYERMGLLPQALLNYLGRMGWSMPDEREKFSLAEMIEHFDLSRVSLGGPIFDIEKLSWLNGQWIRELSVEDFAKEVQKWALNPEYLMKIAPHVQGRVENFSQIAPLAGFFFSGGVQLDAKLFEHKKLDATQVRQVLQLVLWKLEALRQWEKDRITATIQAVAEHLGLKLRDVMPLMFPAITGQASSVSVLDAMEILGADLSRYRLRQALELLGGASKKEAKEWEKIRDAIGS; encoded by the coding sequence ATGACCACAGTCCGCACCCGTATCGCGCCGTCTCCCACCGGCGACCCGCACGTCGGCACCGCGTATATCGCGCTGTTCAACCTCTGCTTCGCCCGCCAGCACGGCGGTCAGTTCATTCTGCGCATCGAGGACACCGACCAGGTGCGCTCGACCCGCGAATCGGAACAGCAGATCTTCGACGCGTTGCGCTGGCTGGGTATCGAGTGGGACGAGGGCCCGGACGTCGGCGGCCCGCACGGCCCGTACCGGCAGAGCGAGCGTGGCGCTATCTATAAGCAGTACAGCGACGAGCTGGTCGAGAAAGGCCACGCCTTCCCCTGCTTCTGCTCCTCCGAGCGCCTCGACGCACTGCGTGCCGAACAGCAGGCGCGCAAGGAAACCCCGCGCTACGACGGCCACTGCATGCACCTTGCGAAAGAGGAGTCGGCCAAGCGCATCGCCGCCGGCGAATCCCACGTGGTGCGCATGAAGGTGCCGACCGAGGGCGTCTGCGTGGTGCCGGACATGCTCCGTGGCGACGTGGAAATCCCGTGGGACCGCATGGACATGCAGGTGCTGATGAAGGCCGACGGCCTGCCCACCTACTTCCTCGCCAACGTGGTCGATGACCATCTGATGGGCATCACCCACGTCCTGCGCGGCGAAGAGTGGTTGCCCTCGGCACCCAAGCTGATCAAGCTGTACGAGTACTTCGGCTGGGAACAGCCGGTGCTCTGCTACATGCCGCTGCTGCGCAACCCGGACAAGAGCAAGCTGTCCAAGCGCAAGAACCCCACCTCCATCACCTTCTACGAGCGCATGGGCCTGCTGCCCCAGGCGCTGCTGAACTACCTGGGCCGCATGGGCTGGTCCATGCCTGACGAGCGCGAGAAGTTCAGCCTGGCGGAGATGATCGAACACTTCGACCTGTCCCGCGTCTCGCTGGGCGGCCCGATCTTCGACATCGAGAAGCTCTCCTGGCTGAACGGCCAGTGGATTCGCGAGCTGTCGGTGGAGGACTTTGCGAAAGAAGTGCAGAAGTGGGCGCTCAACCCGGAGTACCTGATGAAGATCGCCCCGCACGTACAAGGCCGCGTGGAGAACTTCAGCCAGATCGCCCCGCTGGCCGGCTTCTTCTTCAGTGGTGGCGTGCAACTGGACGCCAAGCTGTTCGAGCACAAGAAGCTCGACGCCACCCAGGTGCGCCAGGTCCTGCAGCTGGTGCTGTGGAAGCTCGAAGCGCTGCGCCAGTGGGAAAAGGACCGCATCACCGCGACCATCCAGGCCGTGGCAGAGCACCTCGGCCTCAAGCTGCGTGACGTGATGCCGCTGATGTTCCCCGCCATCACCGGCCAGGCCAGTTCGGTGTCGGTGCTCGACGCCATGGAGATACTCGGCGCCGATCTGTCGCGCTATCGCCTGCGCCAGGCCCTAGAGCTGCTGGGCGGTGCGTCGAAGAAAGAAGCCAAGGAGTGGGAAAAGATTCGCGACGCCATCGGCTCCTGA
- a CDS encoding LysR family transcriptional regulator: MGLDDALIFTRVVELHSFTQAAQSLGMQKSTVSRRIALLEERLGVRLINRTTRKLRLTEVGQAYYDRCRQIMHDFAEAEQAVMQLQQAPSGLLRISAPIEFGQMYLAKVVGDFMNLYPQITAEVELTSRTVDPLEEGVDIVIMVGQPEDSTLIARRMLTTSRCLCASPDYLELHGRPETVEELAGHRAVLLQADSQRYWPLRGETVPCHRVLSCNNITFAREAVLAGVGIASLPELIVDEQLASGSLVRVLPQVQLPVGELYAVYPSRRFQAMKVKAFLDFMINNLPLDPGRWLEPKVARLIPSHP, translated from the coding sequence ATGGGGCTGGATGATGCGCTGATCTTCACTCGCGTCGTGGAACTGCACAGTTTCACCCAGGCGGCGCAGAGCCTGGGGATGCAGAAATCCACGGTGAGCCGGCGTATCGCGCTGCTCGAAGAGCGCCTGGGCGTGCGCCTGATCAACCGCACCACGCGCAAGCTGAGGCTGACCGAAGTGGGCCAGGCCTACTACGACCGCTGCCGGCAGATCATGCATGACTTCGCCGAGGCGGAGCAGGCGGTGATGCAGTTGCAGCAGGCGCCTTCGGGATTGTTGCGGATCAGCGCGCCCATCGAGTTCGGCCAGATGTACCTGGCCAAGGTGGTAGGCGACTTCATGAACCTTTATCCACAGATCACCGCCGAGGTCGAGCTCACCTCGCGTACCGTCGATCCGCTGGAGGAGGGTGTGGACATCGTCATCATGGTCGGCCAGCCGGAGGATTCGACCCTGATCGCCCGGCGCATGCTGACCACCAGCCGCTGCCTGTGCGCCAGTCCCGATTACCTGGAGCTGCATGGTCGCCCGGAAACCGTGGAAGAGCTGGCCGGCCACCGCGCCGTGCTGCTGCAGGCCGACTCCCAGCGCTACTGGCCGTTGCGCGGGGAAACCGTGCCGTGTCACCGGGTGCTGTCGTGCAACAACATCACTTTCGCCCGCGAAGCCGTGCTGGCTGGAGTGGGAATTGCTTCGCTGCCGGAGCTGATCGTCGACGAACAGTTGGCCAGCGGAAGCCTGGTGCGCGTGCTGCCGCAGGTACAGCTGCCGGTGGGCGAGCTGTACGCCGTTTACCCGTCGCGGCGTTTCCAGGCAATGAAGGTAAAGGCTTTCCTCGACTTCATGATCAATAACCTGCCCCTGGATCCCGGTCGCTGGCTGGAGCCGAAGGTGGCCCGCCTGATACCATCGCACCCATGA
- a CDS encoding HlyD family secretion protein: MPAQLKRRLSVFFVILVVVALAFLARWYFIGRFVESTDNAYVQGEITRIASQLGARVDEVLVQDNQHVEKGQLLVKLEAADFQLALDRAKATLATREAELEQARSKLKGQTSMIAASAADVNASQATLGRTEVDLGRAQALRKPGYVSEERVTTLAADSNVARSQVAKAQADLQAQRVQRETLGTDVQRLQAQIESARADITQAEINLARTEIHAPVSGLVGQRGARVGQYVQVGSQLLSLVPDDGIWVQANFKETQIGKMRPGQTVRLVFDSFPDQPIEGQVQSLFAASGAQFSLLPPDNATGNFTKVVQRIPVKITFATDTPLQGLIRPGMSVEAEVELRGR, encoded by the coding sequence ATGCCTGCACAATTGAAACGCCGCCTGTCCGTATTCTTCGTCATCCTCGTGGTGGTCGCCCTCGCCTTCCTGGCGCGCTGGTACTTCATCGGCCGCTTCGTCGAGAGTACCGACAACGCCTACGTGCAGGGTGAGATCACCCGCATCGCCAGCCAGCTCGGCGCCCGCGTCGACGAGGTACTGGTGCAGGACAACCAGCACGTCGAGAAAGGCCAGTTGCTGGTGAAACTGGAGGCTGCCGACTTCCAGCTCGCCCTGGACCGCGCCAAGGCCACCCTGGCTACCCGCGAGGCGGAACTGGAGCAGGCGCGCAGCAAGCTCAAGGGCCAGACCAGCATGATCGCCGCCAGCGCGGCCGACGTGAACGCCAGCCAGGCCACCCTCGGCCGCACCGAAGTCGACCTCGGCCGCGCCCAGGCCCTGCGCAAACCCGGCTATGTGTCGGAAGAGCGCGTGACCACCCTGGCCGCCGACTCCAACGTCGCCCGCTCCCAGGTGGCCAAGGCCCAGGCCGACCTGCAGGCCCAGCGCGTGCAGCGCGAAACCCTGGGCACCGACGTGCAGCGCCTGCAGGCGCAGATCGAAAGCGCCCGCGCCGACATCACCCAGGCCGAGATCAACCTCGCCCGTACCGAAATCCACGCGCCGGTCAGCGGCCTGGTCGGCCAGCGCGGCGCCCGCGTCGGCCAGTACGTGCAGGTCGGCAGCCAGTTGCTGTCGCTGGTGCCGGACGACGGTATCTGGGTCCAGGCCAACTTCAAGGAAACCCAGATCGGCAAGATGCGCCCCGGCCAGACCGTCCGGCTGGTGTTCGATTCCTTCCCCGACCAGCCCATCGAAGGCCAGGTACAGAGCCTGTTCGCCGCCTCCGGTGCGCAGTTCAGCCTGCTGCCGCCGGACAACGCCACCGGCAACTTCACCAAGGTGGTGCAGCGCATTCCGGTCAAGATTACCTTCGCCACCGACACCCCGCTGCAAGGGCTGATCCGCCCGGGCATGTCGGTCGAGGCCGAGGTCGAGCTGCGTGGCCGGTGA